A region of Centropristis striata isolate RG_2023a ecotype Rhode Island chromosome 17, C.striata_1.0, whole genome shotgun sequence DNA encodes the following proteins:
- the LOC131989803 gene encoding alpha-2 adrenergic receptor, producing the protein MDSFNASSGMEAYTVIHLNASWSLDSGYSLAAIASIAALVSFLILFTVVGNILVVIAVLTSRALKAPQNLFLVSLATADILVATLVMPFSLANELMGYWYFGKVWCGIYLALDVLFCTSSIVHLCAISLDRYWSVTQAVEYNLKRTPKRVKCIILIVWLISAFISSPPLISIDSNTETSPQPQCELNDDTWYILSSSTASFFAPCIIMVLVYIRIYQVAKTRTRTMSGKNHRPDGVTQTENGLSKATSPYHGERENGHCQCPPTPSQRTVTIGPQTEDADMEESSSSEGKGHKPQQGGSQKAKRASQKKNCLSKQSTRISRVSNKSMDIFASRRKRRRSSLARKKVSQAREKRFTFVLAVVMGVFVVCWFPFFFSYSLYGVCREPCKIPDPLFKFFFWIGYCNSSLNPAIYTIFNRDFRRAFQKILCKSWKKSF; encoded by the coding sequence ATGGATTCGTTTAACGCCAGCAGCGGGATGGAAGCGTACACGGTGATCCATCTGAACGCCTCCTGGAGCCTGGACAGTGGATATTCTCTGGCAGCGATAGCCAGCATCGCTGCTCTTGTAAGTTTCCTCATTCTCTTCACGGTTGTCGGGAATATTCTGGTGGTTATTGCGGTGTTAACGAGCAGGGCGCTGAAAGCCCCGCAGAACCTGTTCCTGGTGTCTCTGGCCACCGCGGACATCCTGGTCGCCACTTTGGTGATGCCGTTTTCTCTGGCGAATGAACTTATGGGCTACTGGTATTTTGGAAAAGTTTGGTGCGGTATTTATCTCGCTTTGGATGTGTTGTTCTGCACTTCGTCTATTGTTCATCTGTGCGCCATAAGCCTGGACCGCTACTGGTCCGTTACGCAGGCTGTCGAGTACAACCTGAAGCGGACTCCCAAGCGCGTCAAGTGCATCATCCTGATCGTTTGGCTGATTTCTGCTTTCATCTCCTCTCCGCCTCTCATATCTATAGACAGCAACACTGAGACCAGCCCTCAGCCTCAGTGCGAGCTCAATGATGACACTTGGTACATCCTCTCCTCCAGCACCGCGTCCTTCTTCGCCCCCTGCATCATCATGGTGCTGGTGTACATCAGGATATACCAGGTGGCcaaaaccagaaccagaaccatgTCGGGGAAAAATCACAGGCCAGATGGTGTTACACAGACTGAGAATGGGCTGAGCAAAGCCACCTCCCCTTACCATGGCGAGAGAGAGAACGGTCACTGTCAGTGCCCGCCTACGCCCAGCCAACGCACCGTCACCATCGGGCCACAGACGGAGGACGCCGACATGGAGGAGAGCTCCTCCTCAGAGGGCAAAGGTCACAAACCCCAGCAGGGGGGCTCCCAGAAAGCCAAGAGAGCCAGCCAAAAGAAAAACTGCCTCTCCAAACAGTCCACACGCATCTCCAGAGTCAGTAACAAATCCATGGACATCTTCGCCTCCAGGAGGAAACGCCGCCGGAGCTCTTTAGCCAGGAAAAAGGTCTCCCAGGCCAGGGAGAAGAGGTTCACCTTCGTCCTGGCTGTGGTCATGGGGGTGTTTGTTGTGTGCTGGTTCCCCTTTTTCTTCAGCTACAGCCTGTACGGTGTGTGCAGGGAGCCCTGTAAGATCCCCGACCCGCTCTTTAAATTCTTCTTCTGGATTGGCTACTGTAACAGCTCGCTCAACCCCGCCATCTACACCATCTTTAACAGGGACTTCAGACGCGCCTTCCAGAAGATCCTCTGCAAGTCTTGGAAAAAGTCCTTTTAG